In Flavobacterium sp. N1736, the following are encoded in one genomic region:
- a CDS encoding GDSL-type esterase/lipase family protein: MISKIDSTTIESYEGNHIYNAKVLESVFKRLKENESDNKQKINIVHIGDSHIQSDLMTNKIRKVLQQQFGNAGRGFVFPYQLAKTNGSYNERFYSNRTWENYRNIYPVKSRPVGLSGIGLWRDTSGFAVQLNIKDPAYKFNSIHIITPQNQNMFDLAIASQTNIIQSTERKVITHKIKKGEAISVIADKYNISVADIKKANGLKSNNIRAGRTLKIPTNETKPKEIKSSEFVSLNLETDAFSHYYKSEKALDKIYLIPNKNASEFELNGLVLEKDAPGITYSGIGVNGAKFSDYNKYPLFFEQLKALHPDMLIFSLGTNESYDNMEASKYIAELREFISKLKEQNINVPILVMTPPPSLHRGRKPNVYVKDYAERINSDAEKDDFAVWDLYDEFGGMNGVRKLRSEGLIGPDFVHYSKKGYEKQGKLFTEAFLKAYDNFKLKK, translated from the coding sequence ATGATTAGCAAAATCGACAGTACAACGATTGAATCTTATGAAGGAAATCACATTTATAATGCAAAAGTATTAGAAAGTGTTTTTAAGAGATTGAAAGAAAACGAAAGTGATAACAAGCAAAAAATAAATATTGTACATATTGGTGATTCTCATATTCAGAGTGATTTAATGACCAATAAAATTAGAAAAGTGCTGCAGCAGCAATTTGGAAATGCCGGACGCGGATTTGTTTTTCCGTATCAATTGGCAAAAACAAACGGATCTTATAACGAGCGATTTTACTCGAACAGAACCTGGGAAAATTATCGAAATATTTATCCGGTAAAAAGCAGACCGGTTGGTTTAAGCGGAATTGGACTTTGGAGAGATACTAGTGGTTTTGCGGTACAATTGAATATAAAAGATCCGGCTTATAAATTCAACTCCATTCATATTATTACACCACAAAACCAAAATATGTTTGATTTGGCAATAGCATCTCAAACCAATATTATTCAGTCGACAGAACGAAAAGTTATCACACATAAAATTAAAAAAGGAGAAGCTATTTCTGTAATTGCAGATAAATACAATATTTCTGTAGCTGATATTAAAAAAGCAAACGGGCTGAAATCAAATAACATTCGTGCCGGAAGAACCCTGAAAATTCCAACAAACGAAACAAAACCAAAAGAGATAAAAAGTTCTGAATTTGTTTCGCTAAATCTTGAAACCGACGCATTTTCTCATTATTATAAATCAGAAAAAGCATTAGATAAAATTTATTTGATTCCGAATAAAAACGCATCAGAATTTGAACTTAACGGACTTGTTTTAGAAAAAGATGCTCCTGGAATAACCTATAGCGGAATTGGGGTAAATGGCGCAAAATTCTCAGATTATAATAAATATCCGTTGTTCTTTGAACAATTAAAAGCTTTACATCCTGACATGTTGATATTTTCACTGGGAACAAATGAAAGTTACGACAATATGGAAGCCTCCAAATATATAGCGGAATTACGTGAATTTATAAGCAAACTTAAAGAGCAAAATATTAATGTTCCGATACTTGTAATGACTCCGCCACCATCATTACACCGAGGAAGAAAACCAAATGTATACGTTAAAGATTATGCAGAACGTATTAATAGCGATGCCGAAAAAGACGATTTTGCAGTTTGGGATTTATATGATGAATTTGGAGGAATGAACGGAGTACGAAAATTAAGATCAGAAGGATTAATTGGACCTGATTTTGTTCATTATTCTAAAAAAGGGTATGAAAAACAAGGGAAACTCTTTACAGAAGCATTTTTAAAAGCATATGATAATTTTAAATTAAAAAAGTAA
- a CDS encoding SGNH/GDSL hydrolase family protein, producing MNTKSYFFQSFAIVALAFIAFIGFKQILPNKIFPDSKVDPKSVLIDSLLLESVANDSLSGESDSIAEVEKQEAQKKIVFDAAEGIEFPTETFENYKGYQYLISFYEKLYQLEKNPQSKVRIAYYGDSMTDGDLIVQDVRNNYQQRFGGNGVGFVSITSESAASRGSVKSVYSKNWKTQSYLNVKRPTSPFGVNGHVFFANDRTNPTWVQYEAGLNKFAASLDSPTLFYGRSSKRGNVNFIIGKDTLHKNLVPNNLVNTLKVTSGSIKAFKANFVQADSIPIYGFNFDNGIGVHVDNFSQRGNSGLPISMFNADVMQSFNNSLKYDLVILHYGTNVLNYGTKNYFWYEKGMKKTVNKIKESFPGVSVLIVSTADKSTKYDLEMKTDSAVVPLMKAQKRYALETESGFVNLYTLMGGDGSMVKWVDETPAKANKDYTHFNQRGAKAIGNLLYDQLNKGYEQYKLLREKRDVAVKPKTVRKAKTDSVAVKKDSVNE from the coding sequence GTGAATACAAAATCATATTTTTTTCAGTCTTTTGCAATTGTCGCATTGGCATTTATAGCCTTTATAGGATTTAAACAAATCTTACCAAATAAGATATTTCCCGATAGTAAAGTCGATCCCAAAAGCGTACTTATAGATAGTTTGCTTTTAGAGTCGGTGGCAAATGATTCTTTATCCGGAGAAAGTGACAGCATTGCAGAAGTTGAAAAACAGGAAGCGCAGAAAAAAATTGTTTTTGATGCTGCCGAAGGAATTGAATTTCCAACCGAAACTTTTGAAAACTACAAAGGATATCAATACCTCATTTCTTTTTATGAGAAATTATATCAGTTAGAAAAAAATCCACAATCTAAAGTTAGAATTGCGTATTATGGCGATTCGATGACCGATGGTGATTTAATTGTTCAGGATGTTCGAAACAATTACCAACAGCGTTTTGGCGGAAATGGAGTTGGTTTTGTCTCCATAACTTCAGAATCTGCTGCATCAAGAGGTTCTGTAAAATCCGTTTATTCTAAAAACTGGAAAACACAATCATACTTAAACGTAAAAAGACCAACAAGCCCTTTTGGAGTAAACGGACATGTTTTCTTTGCAAATGACAGAACCAATCCAACATGGGTGCAATATGAAGCGGGACTTAATAAATTTGCAGCTTCGTTAGATAGTCCTACCTTATTTTACGGAAGATCTTCTAAAAGAGGAAATGTCAATTTTATTATAGGAAAAGATACATTACATAAAAATCTGGTTCCGAATAATCTTGTAAACACATTAAAAGTAACTTCAGGAAGCATAAAAGCATTCAAGGCAAATTTTGTTCAGGCAGATTCAATTCCTATTTATGGTTTTAATTTCGATAACGGAATCGGAGTTCACGTAGATAACTTTTCGCAAAGAGGAAATTCAGGATTGCCAATTTCTATGTTTAATGCCGATGTGATGCAGAGTTTCAATAACAGTTTGAAATATGATTTGGTTATACTGCATTATGGAACAAATGTTTTAAATTACGGTACCAAAAATTATTTTTGGTATGAAAAAGGAATGAAGAAAACCGTAAATAAAATCAAGGAATCTTTTCCGGGCGTTTCTGTTTTAATCGTTTCAACTGCTGATAAATCGACCAAATATGATTTGGAAATGAAAACAGACTCGGCCGTAGTTCCGTTAATGAAAGCCCAAAAAAGATATGCGCTTGAAACAGAATCCGGATTTGTAAACTTATATACATTAATGGGTGGAGACGGATCTATGGTAAAATGGGTTGATGAAACTCCGGCCAAAGCCAATAAAGATTATACACACTTTAATCAGCGAGGTGCAAAAGCTATTGGTAATTTATTGTATGATCAGTTAAATAAAGGTTACGAACAATATAAATTGCTGCGCGAAAAACGTGATGTAGCAGTTAAACCAAAAACAGTCAGAAAGGCAAAAACCGATTCTGTAGCTGTAAAAAAAGATAGTGTAAATGAATAA
- a CDS encoding HmuY family protein: protein MKKLLVLSFAFLSLVACSSDDDTPVVEIPTVGATLQPAVGGANQPNQVYLDLSSEESKSVNREAWDFGFSTGADFRVVLNGSVKMAVKKLETSDITLSQVIDANVSVGAGETLASNGYVDNPTGVLAGAGAGIGTAIAEISATDADNKVYLVNLGFKVSTTKPATGSVSVDGDSRGWKKVRILRSGNGYKIQYADLTSTTFTEKTISKDTDFNFTFFSLATGNTVSVEPQKAKWDLNFTVFTNYLNAGSEVTYGYSDFITTNSKGGTQAYQVLATADVTYAAFTKANVTESNFTASITDQRAIGANWRSGGGPTTLPSVRTDRFYVVKDAAGNYYKVKFLAMTNEAGERGHVTLEYAILK from the coding sequence ATGAAAAAATTATTAGTACTCTCATTCGCATTTTTATCTCTTGTAGCGTGTTCAAGTGATGACGATACTCCGGTAGTTGAAATCCCAACAGTTGGAGCAACCTTACAGCCGGCAGTTGGCGGAGCAAATCAGCCAAATCAAGTTTACCTTGATTTAAGTTCTGAAGAATCTAAATCAGTAAACAGAGAAGCCTGGGATTTCGGTTTTTCAACTGGTGCAGATTTTAGAGTTGTCCTAAACGGATCAGTTAAAATGGCTGTAAAAAAATTAGAAACTTCAGATATTACTTTATCACAAGTAATCGATGCTAATGTTTCAGTTGGAGCGGGTGAAACCCTTGCATCAAATGGATATGTTGATAATCCAACAGGTGTTTTGGCTGGTGCCGGTGCAGGAATTGGAACTGCAATTGCAGAAATTTCAGCTACAGATGCAGATAACAAAGTATATTTAGTTAATCTTGGTTTTAAAGTTTCAACAACTAAACCTGCAACTGGTTCAGTTAGTGTAGATGGTGATTCAAGAGGATGGAAAAAAGTTAGAATATTAAGAAGCGGAAACGGATATAAAATTCAATATGCAGATTTAACGTCTACTACTTTTACAGAAAAAACAATTTCAAAAGATACTGATTTTAACTTTACATTTTTCAGTTTAGCAACAGGAAATACAGTTTCTGTTGAGCCACAAAAGGCAAAATGGGACTTAAACTTCACTGTGTTTACTAATTATTTAAATGCTGGTTCAGAAGTTACTTACGGATATTCTGATTTTATTACAACAAATTCAAAAGGAGGAACTCAGGCTTACCAGGTTTTAGCAACGGCTGATGTAACGTATGCAGCTTTTACTAAAGCAAATGTTACTGAATCAAACTTTACTGCATCTATAACTGATCAAAGAGCAATTGGGGCTAACTGGAGAAGTGGTGGTGGACCAACTACTTTACCAAGTGTAAGAACAGATCGTTTTTATGTAGTTAAAGATGCTGCAGGAAACTATTATAAAGTTAAATTTCTTGCTATGACAAACGAAGCAGGAGAAAGAGGGCATGTTACTTTAGAGTACGCAATCTTAAAATAA
- a CDS encoding TonB-dependent receptor plug domain-containing protein: MKIKITLFTAFLLCQISVAQEKDTTAVNKLSEVVVTGQFEPQSIKKSVFNVRVISSQDIKNLAANNLADVLNQYLNITVRPSGTTGRSTVSLFGLDAQYFKILVDNIPLVNEAGLGNNTDLSQINLNDVDHIEIVEGSMGVSYGANAVSGVLNIITKKSSKYKWDINASIQEETVGNEYSLFDKGRHIQSLRVAHTFNKNWFVSVGANRNDFQGFLDERNGKDYIETDFTRGYSWLPKDQLNGNALISYHKDNFRIFYKFEYLDEKVDFYNSTVQSNYTPALGSYRYADDIRYFTNRYFHNLNATGSIFSQLNYNVSVTHQKQQREIENFRYYLYTKTEGLNVTEKDQSMEVLSSTGTLNNFFSDKTIDLQLGYEFVNNKGFALVQKENNIITPVHKTLENYDFFVSSEIMATDRFSIKPGLRFSAQSKFKNQYASSIALRYLFNKGVELRTSYGNGFRTPNFEELYANQIFDGHFFAGNEDLIPETSTSYEASLKKFTSLSSGLQISSTFSGSYLDVNDRIDMAFIRNNPNTGTPENQYINISKYKMWNFSTMNQFRINNLTFNVGAALVGVSQKIDNLLIVSDDKFLYSFNLNASFSYNIQKWKTIVSGYYKYNGKTQQYVLGSGEYVLSEIDPSNWFDASIRKNFFKDKFEVTVGARNIFNITDVNRTRTSEGAGHATASTLMLAYGRSYFLKLAYNLNL; the protein is encoded by the coding sequence ATGAAAATCAAAATTACCCTTTTTACAGCGTTTCTTCTTTGCCAAATTTCTGTTGCGCAGGAGAAAGATACTACGGCAGTAAATAAACTTTCAGAAGTTGTTGTTACCGGACAATTTGAACCACAATCTATTAAGAAATCAGTTTTTAATGTTCGTGTAATCTCAAGTCAGGACATAAAAAATTTAGCAGCGAATAATTTAGCAGATGTATTAAATCAATATCTGAATATTACAGTAAGACCAAGCGGAACAACGGGACGTTCTACAGTTTCGTTATTTGGATTAGATGCTCAGTATTTTAAAATTTTAGTAGATAATATACCATTGGTAAACGAAGCGGGTTTAGGAAATAATACAGATCTGTCGCAAATAAACCTCAATGATGTTGATCATATAGAAATTGTCGAAGGCTCTATGGGAGTTAGTTACGGAGCCAATGCCGTAAGCGGTGTTTTGAATATTATTACAAAAAAATCGTCTAAGTATAAATGGGATATCAATGCTTCGATACAAGAAGAAACAGTAGGTAATGAATACTCTCTTTTTGATAAAGGACGTCACATTCAATCTTTGCGCGTTGCTCATACATTCAATAAAAACTGGTTTGTAAGCGTTGGTGCAAATAGAAATGATTTTCAGGGTTTTTTAGATGAAAGAAATGGAAAAGATTACATTGAAACTGATTTTACACGTGGTTATAGCTGGTTACCAAAAGATCAGTTAAACGGAAATGCTTTGATATCATACCATAAAGACAACTTTAGAATTTTTTACAAATTTGAATATTTAGATGAAAAAGTAGATTTTTATAATAGTACAGTACAGTCTAATTATACTCCTGCATTAGGATCTTATCGTTATGCTGATGATATTAGATATTTTACTAACAGATATTTTCATAATTTAAATGCAACCGGTTCAATATTTTCTCAGTTGAATTATAATGTTTCTGTTACCCATCAAAAACAACAGCGCGAAATAGAGAATTTTAGATATTATTTATATACTAAAACCGAAGGGTTGAATGTTACCGAAAAAGATCAATCCATGGAAGTTCTTTCGTCTACAGGAACTTTAAATAATTTCTTCTCAGATAAAACAATTGATTTACAGTTAGGATATGAGTTTGTAAATAATAAAGGTTTTGCACTTGTTCAGAAAGAAAATAATATCATAACTCCGGTTCATAAAACACTCGAAAACTATGATTTTTTTGTGTCTTCAGAAATTATGGCAACAGATCGATTTTCTATAAAACCGGGATTGAGATTTTCTGCACAATCTAAATTTAAAAATCAATACGCATCTTCTATTGCATTAAGATATTTATTTAATAAAGGAGTTGAACTTAGAACTTCTTATGGAAATGGTTTTAGAACACCAAATTTTGAGGAATTGTACGCAAACCAAATTTTTGACGGACACTTCTTTGCAGGAAATGAAGATTTAATTCCGGAAACCAGCACTTCTTATGAAGCAAGTTTGAAAAAATTTACATCACTTTCTTCAGGTTTGCAAATTTCAAGCACATTTTCGGGAAGTTATTTAGATGTTAATGATCGAATTGATATGGCATTTATACGTAACAATCCTAATACCGGAACTCCAGAAAATCAATACATCAATATTAGTAAATACAAAATGTGGAATTTCTCGACAATGAATCAATTTCGAATAAATAATTTGACATTCAATGTTGGGGCTGCATTAGTAGGTGTTTCTCAAAAAATTGACAATTTGCTAATAGTTTCCGATGATAAATTTCTTTATTCATTCAATTTAAATGCCAGCTTTTCATATAACATTCAGAAGTGGAAAACAATTGTTTCAGGATATTACAAATACAACGGCAAAACGCAACAATATGTTCTTGGAAGCGGAGAATATGTATTGTCTGAAATAGATCCAAGTAATTGGTTTGATGCCTCTATCAGAAAGAATTTCTTTAAAGACAAATTCGAAGTAACTGTAGGAGCACGAAATATTTTTAATATAACAGATGTAAACAGAACAAGAACAAGTGAGGGCGCTGGGCATGCAACAGCATCGACATTAATGCTTGCTTACGGACGTTCTTACTTTTTAAAATTAGCATATAACCTTAATCTTTAA
- a CDS encoding DUF6607 family protein — protein sequence MISKSLYFSAVMALTCSLGFSQDKKQQDIKSIKSMCGCYEVKFNFTETFQYPKDSLTYKPSETKHESALEWVELLEDTPNKIVMQHLLIVSDDMIIKHWRQDWLYENTDLYSFDKGTSWKYKKLDKKAVKGQWTQKVYQVDDSPRYEGSSTWVHVDGQDYWSNVADAPLPRREQTKRNDYNVLKRRNIHEITATGWNHEQDNAKLIRDDSGKDVLLAEEKGMDIYTKVPDIKCIAGQKWWKENNALWKNVRDKWQTLFDRHQDLNLEAKVDRKALYSLLFDLKPDATKAETDAIINKFVK from the coding sequence ATGATTTCAAAAAGCCTCTATTTTTCGGCCGTAATGGCTTTGACTTGTAGCCTTGGTTTCAGTCAGGACAAAAAACAACAAGACATTAAATCAATTAAATCAATGTGTGGTTGTTATGAAGTGAAATTTAATTTTACAGAAACTTTTCAATATCCTAAGGATAGTCTTACTTACAAACCATCTGAGACTAAACATGAATCTGCCTTAGAATGGGTAGAATTACTGGAAGACACTCCAAATAAAATCGTAATGCAGCATTTATTGATTGTAAGCGATGATATGATTATCAAACACTGGAGACAAGATTGGTTATATGAAAACACTGACTTATATTCATTTGACAAAGGAACTTCCTGGAAATACAAAAAATTAGATAAGAAAGCTGTAAAAGGGCAATGGACTCAAAAAGTATATCAGGTAGATGATAGTCCGAGATATGAAGGATCTTCGACTTGGGTTCATGTTGACGGACAAGATTACTGGTCAAATGTTGCTGATGCGCCTTTACCAAGAAGAGAGCAAACAAAACGTAATGACTATAATGTTTTAAAAAGAAGAAACATTCATGAAATTACTGCTACAGGATGGAATCATGAACAAGACAACGCTAAATTGATTAGAGATGACAGCGGAAAAGATGTTTTATTAGCGGAAGAAAAAGGAATGGACATTTATACTAAAGTTCCGGATATTAAATGTATAGCAGGCCAAAAATGGTGGAAAGAGAACAATGCACTTTGGAAAAACGTTCGTGACAAATGGCAAACTCTTTTTGACAGACATCAGGACTTAAACTTAGAAGCTAAAGTGGATAGAAAAGCGCTTTATTCTCTTTTGTTTGATTTAAAACCAGACGCTACAAAAGCAGAGACTGATGCCATCATCAACAAGTTTGTAAAATAA
- a CDS encoding SusD/RagB family nutrient-binding outer membrane lipoprotein — translation MKNIKITITALLALFLFQSCSEDKMDDINKNLNNPTDMAARLIITDVMVNSAFTVTGADDSFYAGIYSELNAGNHNQMYDAQVRRNEPQLSSTYSNGWDNSYSQLKALGIIIDKCSTGNEQGNYQTLGIAQILLAYNLAVLTDLFGDVPYTEAGKPGIIFQPKVDKQEYIYLDIFKRLNEGIANLNKTTTYASLGKQDVIYGGNSAKWIKAANGLLARYTMRLSLRNADYQGVIDYVSASFTNVDDELKLVNSSVPNPYARFQLDRAAISVAKSFYDIMVANGPADARTTAFFTKKDGIVVPFDNSKADVEGQGLYSISALMNERNPIYLLSYHELLFLKAEAEARLSLPEAQTTMNAAIKAAYNKKQEIIFTDAQADTYIASIGTLTGNTLLKKIMVEKHISFYENEGIECYNDIRRLQALGNGDLIPMVNPKPELFPQRFAYGQSDVASNSNIKDLYGDGSYVYKEKVWWAGGTR, via the coding sequence ATGAAGAATATAAAAATAACAATAACAGCTTTACTCGCATTATTTTTATTCCAATCTTGTTCTGAGGACAAAATGGATGACATAAATAAGAATTTGAACAATCCTACAGATATGGCTGCCCGCTTAATCATTACTGATGTAATGGTAAATTCTGCTTTCACTGTAACTGGTGCTGATGATTCATTTTATGCAGGAATTTACTCTGAATTAAATGCAGGAAATCATAACCAAATGTATGATGCACAAGTTAGACGAAATGAACCGCAATTATCTTCGACTTACAGCAATGGGTGGGATAATAGCTACTCACAACTAAAAGCATTAGGGATAATCATTGATAAATGTTCGACAGGAAATGAACAAGGAAATTATCAAACATTAGGTATCGCTCAGATCTTATTAGCTTATAATTTAGCTGTTCTTACAGATCTTTTTGGAGATGTCCCTTATACGGAAGCAGGAAAACCAGGGATAATTTTCCAACCAAAAGTTGACAAGCAAGAATATATATATCTGGACATCTTTAAAAGATTAAATGAAGGTATTGCCAATCTAAACAAAACAACAACTTATGCAAGTTTAGGAAAACAGGACGTAATTTATGGTGGAAATTCAGCAAAATGGATAAAAGCAGCAAATGGTTTATTAGCAAGATACACTATGAGATTATCGCTTAGAAATGCTGATTACCAAGGTGTAATTGATTATGTAAGTGCTTCTTTTACTAATGTTGATGACGAATTAAAACTTGTAAATAGCAGCGTTCCAAATCCTTATGCCAGATTCCAATTAGATAGAGCTGCTATAAGTGTTGCTAAAAGTTTTTACGACATTATGGTTGCTAATGGACCAGCCGATGCCCGTACTACTGCATTTTTTACAAAAAAAGATGGAATAGTTGTTCCTTTTGACAATTCAAAAGCAGATGTAGAAGGACAAGGCTTATATTCTATCTCAGCACTTATGAATGAAAGAAACCCAATTTACCTACTAAGCTACCATGAACTATTATTCCTGAAAGCCGAAGCTGAAGCCAGATTAAGTCTTCCTGAAGCGCAAACAACTATGAATGCTGCCATAAAAGCTGCGTACAATAAAAAGCAAGAGATTATATTTACAGATGCTCAGGCAGATACCTACATTGCTTCTATTGGAACATTAACTGGTAATACGTTATTGAAAAAAATAATGGTAGAAAAACATATTTCTTTTTACGAAAACGAAGGCATTGAATGTTATAATGATATTAGACGTTTACAAGCATTGGGTAATGGCGACCTTATCCCTATGGTAAACCCAAAACCTGAATTATTCCCACAAAGATTTGCTTATGGTCAATCTGATGTTGCTTCAAATTCAAATATTAAAGATCTATACGGAGATGGTTCGTATGTATATAAAGAAAAAGTTTGGTGGGCTGGGGGAACTAGATAA